Proteins from a genomic interval of Candidatus Eremiobacterota bacterium:
- a CDS encoding type II secretion system protein yields the protein MPSSSHSPSSLSSKSQGAFTLVEVLITVGMALIVVTITFGSLLYSARASRDSRIKTNKDFELMKVYAQMRQQMLNLYASPNFPYSLIGEKGKDEGEDSIRFYTASPVVARGVCEASYSIQETEEGKLFLAYREFPYARKMDLIEDSTRLESEEELWRKMTDAVTGLSLTYMSEEKEYTEWREKSLPERIIVSLWYSAGSQVENFSFSVSPGMNALKKKTLKKQDRP from the coding sequence ATGCCGAGCTCAAGTCATTCACCTTCAAGTCTTTCTAGCAAAAGCCAGGGAGCCTTCACCCTCGTGGAAGTCCTCATCACGGTCGGTATGGCCCTTATCGTCGTTACCATAACCTTTGGCTCACTCCTCTACAGCGCAAGGGCTTCCCGCGATTCCCGCATCAAGACCAACAAAGATTTTGAGCTCATGAAGGTCTATGCCCAGATGAGGCAGCAGATGCTGAACCTCTACGCATCGCCAAATTTCCCCTATTCCCTCATAGGCGAGAAGGGCAAAGATGAAGGGGAGGACAGCATAAGGTTCTACACCGCCTCTCCCGTGGTGGCGAGGGGTGTCTGCGAAGCGTCCTACAGCATCCAGGAAACCGAGGAGGGGAAGCTCTTCCTGGCTTACAGGGAATTTCCCTACGCGAGGAAGATGGACCTTATTGAGGACAGCACCAGGCTGGAGAGCGAGGAGGAGCTGTGGCGCAAGATGACCGACGCCGTCACGGGCCTTTCGCTCACCTACATGAGCGAAGAAAAGGAATACACCGAATGGAGGGAAAAGAGCCTCCCTGAGAGAATCATCGTTTCTCTGTGGTATAGTGCAGGGAGCCAGGTGGAGAACTTCAGCTTCTCAGTCTCACCCGGCATGAATGCCCTCAAGAAAAAGACTCTGAAGAAACAGGACAGGCCGTGA
- a CDS encoding DUF5050 domain-containing protein, whose product MKTPASLYLIAAVVIIMGTVAALCLHSCGNNYVPKEIYTSGGSSPGTSSTITLASGLRSPSCLGVYSDYIYWSDFYEGKIYRVKKSGGSAETIASSNLSYPKYIYVLDPYIYIAEADPTQPDAQVNGIKRVGVNGTDAPVELFSKQYAVGGLVSDGTAVYWTQRILTNGTVRKGPLDGTVTATEIATSLNRPSAITYKNSFLYFTNEGTTTDGATGSGDGSVMKLSTGGGSSTTLASSLKLPVSITSDATNAYYCCEGAYSGITLEATIRKSIMNQTGSSIVLTGEGRITRVWCDSGNNYIYYIEKDSSGGENGSIKKTNIGGSDIQVIASSQTSPGDLITDSTYVFWIQADWSGSNGAIYRRPK is encoded by the coding sequence GTGAAAACCCCGGCCAGTTTATACCTGATTGCTGCGGTTGTCATAATAATGGGCACTGTTGCGGCACTTTGTCTCCACTCCTGCGGAAATAACTACGTGCCGAAGGAAATCTACACAAGCGGCGGCAGCAGTCCCGGCACTTCCTCCACCATCACGCTCGCATCGGGCCTCCGCTCACCTTCCTGCCTGGGTGTGTACAGTGACTATATCTACTGGAGCGATTTCTACGAGGGAAAGATCTACCGGGTCAAAAAGAGCGGCGGCTCGGCGGAGACCATCGCCTCATCGAATCTCAGCTATCCGAAATATATCTATGTCCTTGACCCCTATATCTACATCGCCGAGGCCGATCCCACCCAGCCCGACGCCCAGGTGAACGGCATCAAGCGCGTGGGAGTGAACGGAACCGACGCGCCTGTGGAGCTCTTCAGCAAACAATATGCCGTGGGAGGGCTTGTCTCTGACGGCACCGCAGTTTACTGGACGCAGCGCATTCTTACCAATGGCACCGTGAGGAAGGGCCCCCTCGACGGCACTGTCACTGCCACGGAGATTGCCACCTCTCTGAACAGGCCGTCGGCAATTACTTACAAAAACAGCTTTCTCTATTTCACCAACGAGGGAACGACTACTGACGGCGCCACGGGAAGCGGCGACGGCTCGGTGATGAAGCTCTCCACAGGCGGGGGGAGCTCCACAACCCTGGCCTCGAGCCTCAAGCTCCCCGTCTCCATAACCTCCGATGCGACGAACGCCTATTACTGCTGCGAAGGCGCGTACTCGGGGATCACGCTGGAGGCCACCATAAGGAAATCAATCATGAACCAGACTGGTTCTTCCATAGTCCTCACGGGAGAGGGAAGAATTACCAGAGTATGGTGTGACTCAGGCAACAACTATATCTATTACATCGAAAAGGACAGCTCCGGCGGCGAGAACGGCTCCATCAAGAAGACCAACATCGGGGGAAGCGATATCCAGGTCATTGCCTCATCGCAGACATCGCCCGGCGATCTGATCACCGACTCGACCTACGTGTTCTGGATCCAGGCTGACTGGAGCGGCAGCAACGGGGCAATCTACAGGAGACCGAAATGA
- the gspK gene encoding type II secretion system minor pseudopilin GspK codes for MIIVTVLGVIGILLIMNLQLSSDTLYAQKYLARLQNREAGYYISLSAFRGAVKFLEFEQTNINDYDSLQDTWAQALPSLEVDEGKITIHIEDEERYFALNSLVQDNKLADEKHVEQFRRLLQIVNRQQSLSDAAVDWIDPDSNPTAPEGSELQGDTSEPCKNGFFDSVDELLLVKGFSDDVMRGEVKSGEYMPGLKDVLCPTHGGKVNINTAGVTVLQSLDKYMTREMADEIISRRTDKPFEKIEGLSEMPGFNTDTAFRIKSLADVKSSFFRVIIEVERAGDRTILTGLVNRMSDGGSKILYWKVE; via the coding sequence GTGATTATCGTTACAGTGCTCGGCGTCATTGGGATCCTCCTTATCATGAACCTGCAGCTCTCAAGCGACACCCTCTATGCGCAGAAATATCTGGCGAGGCTCCAGAACAGGGAGGCCGGCTATTACATCTCCCTGTCGGCCTTCAGGGGGGCGGTGAAGTTCCTGGAGTTCGAGCAAACCAACATAAATGACTACGATTCACTCCAGGACACATGGGCCCAGGCCCTGCCCTCTCTCGAGGTCGATGAAGGGAAGATCACCATCCACATTGAAGATGAAGAGAGGTATTTTGCCCTCAACAGCCTTGTGCAGGACAACAAGCTCGCCGATGAGAAGCATGTCGAGCAGTTCAGGAGGCTGCTCCAGATAGTGAACAGGCAGCAGAGCCTGTCTGACGCCGCCGTGGACTGGATTGATCCCGACAGCAATCCCACGGCGCCCGAGGGAAGCGAGCTCCAGGGCGATACGAGCGAGCCCTGCAAGAACGGCTTTTTCGATTCCGTCGATGAGCTCCTGCTCGTGAAAGGCTTCAGTGACGACGTGATGAGGGGAGAGGTGAAATCGGGGGAATACATGCCGGGCCTGAAAGATGTCCTGTGCCCCACGCACGGCGGGAAGGTGAACATCAACACGGCGGGCGTCACGGTGCTTCAGAGCCTTGACAAGTACATGACCAGGGAAATGGCCGATGAGATTATCTCGAGAAGGACCGACAAGCCTTTCGAGAAGATTGAGGGCCTCAGCGAGATGCCGGGCTTCAACACCGACACGGCGTTCCGCATCAAGTCCCTTGCCGACGTGAAGAGCTCCTTCTTCAGGGTGATAATTGAAGTGGAGAGGGCAGGCGACCGCACCATACTCACGGGGCTCGTGAACAGGATGAGCGACGGGGGCTCAAAGATTCTGTACTGGAAGGTGGAATAA
- a CDS encoding type II secretion system protein — protein sequence MIRKKKGFTLVEVLVALAIIAIVLVALLRMEVSSIALAARTSLSFRALMLATREMEELSSQTLEGTYEKSYEPFSVSAKTELTSQSGFPLEVLSLEVFYEEAIYAELKSFTFKSF from the coding sequence ATGATAAGGAAAAAGAAGGGCTTCACCCTCGTGGAGGTCCTTGTGGCCCTTGCAATCATTGCCATTGTGCTCGTCGCCCTCCTCAGAATGGAAGTTTCTTCCATAGCCCTGGCTGCAAGGACTTCCCTCTCGTTCAGGGCCCTCATGCTTGCCACGAGGGAGATGGAGGAGCTCTCCTCACAGACACTCGAAGGGACTTATGAGAAGTCCTACGAGCCTTTCTCCGTGAGCGCAAAGACTGAGCTCACCTCGCAGAGCGGATTCCCCCTTGAGGTGCTTTCCCTTGAGGTATTTTATGAAGAGGCGATCTATGCCGAGCTCAAGTCATTCACCTTCAAGTCTTTCTAG